acctttctttcatctcttttattccattcatttattccccttcctcccatcttccctcttttctcatgtctgcctcttccctcttctttgtcttctacttcctctctttattttctttattcagttatttttcctccattcctccctcctttactctctccctcccttccttcctttcttccttccttctcctcgacctgtccttctttactcctctcttctcttacttccttcctttctctctacattatcattcctgtctctttctcttcttctcaccctccttccttcctcccttctcttcatctcttcgttctttactcttcccttttcttattttcttccttttcatcttcccattccttcctctttccttcctctcctcttcccttacttccctgcgttccttcctcctttcccccctccttcctctccttctcccttcctccctccctccgcctcgtCGCAGGAGCGTTTCAGATAAGGAAAGTTTGTTCGTCCATATGTTGGTTCGATGTTTCCGGGGCGGCGACAGGAGTGGAGTTTGCGTGCATGTGGAGTGTCTGCGGAATGTATaggagcggggaggaggagggggaagtcgaaggaaggagaaagtaggagtggaggtggagagggtAGTTgttgaggaagtggagggaggaagcaggagtggagatggagggatggaaagggggaggaaagggtggagtgaggaggaggggagagggaagggaagaggagggagagagtggaggggaagggagggagtagtgGAGGGTGTTAAGGAAATGTATAGGagtgaatggggagggagggagagagggaggaggagggtggtgtgtaagggagtggagggaggaagtggaggaagcgaGGAGTGTGTTGGGGGACGtataggaagggaagtggagaaggagagtaatggagtggaGGGGAAAGTGGGGAGTAGGGAGTATGGATAGAAGGAGGAGTGGAgtatattcattcttttcctattttcccttcgcttctttttctcctcttttcatccttctctccacaTTTCGtctgtatcttccttctctccttcgttcttaatgattttttttttgtctcctcccattctttcattAATCTctactttttcccctcctcttcctcctcctcctctccttgccccctttccattttctttgcctCTCCCTTTATTctaagtgttttcttttttcttcccatttttccacttatttctgttttctctttctcttctccttcttctttttccgttgtccttccatcttccttttccctttctttattctcagtgttatcttctttttcttctcattcttctcttcgtctctgttttctccttcctttctcctccttttctctccctctctctgtgtcccattttctttttccttctcttcccctgttctttcctcctcccttctccctccatcctctcttacTCTCCATTTCTTAATCcctaatccctccttccctttatctctagtttctctCTCcgccttctttatttatttctccgttcttccctccttcattatctctcttctcttccctatttccttctttctcccttccttcgtcttcttaaACTTTTTCTCCAACTTTCTTCTCTCAttattcttactttcctcctccgttctctctcctctcttccttatttctttgtttttgttttccttcttccctcgtcttctcaaccctttctctacctttcgtctctcactttcctttcttttctcctttcttcttttctctctcccctctctcgattctccacttctttccttcttcctttgtctccttcaaccctctctccatcttttgtTTCCCGttaacctttctctccttcattctttctcttcgcctccttattctccttttcaaACCCTTTTTACACTTttcgtttctcttatttttcgttcttccatccttcttttctcttcccgctttctgctgttctcttcctttcttatttcctccttcctttcatctccttcaaccctctcttcatcttttgtcTCATTCTCAGTTTTTCTCTCCtaacttcttttctctctgcttttttttcttttctttcctccaccaacTTCCACCTCTCTGattctccattattccttccttccttcttctctctctcccatctctcatcttttcttctcttcttccctcctctcctcgtcttcttaaacccttttctccatctttcgtCTCTCATtcgccttttttcccctctttcttcttttctctctccgctctcttattctcttatttcctccttctctcgtttctTAAGCCCTTTCTCCGTCTTtcatctctcattccctccttccttctcctttcctccttccttcaacttcctccattcttcttcccaccttccttcttcctcttttccttccctctttccctccttccctcgccctcttaaaccctttctgtctctcgtctctcatcccctccttccttctccttttctccttccctcaactTCCTCCAGtcttctttccacccttcctcccttcttccctccctccctccctcattctcaggTGTAATAAGGTGAATCTCTGGAGCTTATTCGTTGGTTCTTTTCTGAGTTCGAGGGAGAATAAATGACCTCACGCCCCACTCTCCGGAGCTTCCAGTGCTTGTTCCTGCTCTTCAGTGACCTCTCTCTAACTCTgctttttcatgtgtttttttctttgtatttatttatttatctattttttgtttttgttttgttttgtttcctttttctttgcttttatttttctttcatgtgtgttttattttgttatgcagtttgtttgttttttacttttcaattttgtattattatttttatttcatggaTTTTAAATTTTATTCACTTTTCTCTGATGTATTTTGTTTCTtgcagtttttctttatttttgttttcccttcaatGATTATTCTGTTaatttcttatttcaattttccgctttcttcttttttttaatctttacaaatttatttatttacctctttACATATTTATCGCCGTATTTGTGTCCattccatatttatttttatttcatattattTACTGGAAAACTTACCgatttttctgtcctttttctttcttgcacAATAATTTTTTTCCTATCTGTATTTCATTttactaaaggaaaaaaatattatcatcgttttttctattcattttgtTAGTTTCGGTcatacaatatttttttcctatctatATTTCATTTTACTAACGAAAAAAAATTATTCTCGTTTTTCTGTCCATTTTCTTTCTATCGCtctcatattatttttctttttcctttttttccgggtGCTTTTATTGGGGTCATCAGCCATCGTTGTTTCATACTCTGTCAAAACACTTGCTTGATCTTCTGTCTTctcttgtcttgttttcttgtctccTGGGTCGTCAATGtgagtctctttctctctctgttttcttttgtctttcttctttttctatttcctgtgTTATTTGCATCGCTCTTTGATCCTTCGTTCGTGCGTTGCAATGTTTCCGAAACCcgcccttttattcttcttttttaatctttttttgttcttttttcataGTTCATCATCCCTTTGACTCATCCTgttcttcgtgtttttctttattttctgtttttttttttgtagatttatcttttctctattttctcttctcttttatttcaccttttttcGTAACTTTTTTCACATGAGGATTTTGTTTTACGTGGTTTTTCTCTTTgtcgggatttttttttctcgtaatctttttttttctgcgtttTTCTCGTAATCTGGTTTATTTTTTACGGCATTTTTTCATTGATACAGAAAACGCTACGATTGGTTttcatttttacacacacacgcaaacacacacacacacacacacacacacacacacacacacacacacacacgaatacttCCACTCGACCGCATCCATTAATTCCGTAAAGacttgaagaagagagaaaagggaaaaaaaatcacgtGAAATATGTCGATCCaaacccaaagagagagagagagagagagagagagagagagagagagagagagagagagagaggggggagaagcgattactactactactactactacttctacttttatactactactactactactactactactactactactactacaactactactactactactactactaccgccaatACTCCCACTACCTGATTAAACACATTATTTCGGCATTTCCTCATAAATCGGACGAACAGGTAAACTAACTAACATAAATTCACCTGcgctccccttccaccaccatcaccaccaccaccaccaccaccaccaccatcaccaccgccaccaccaccaccaccaccgccgccgcttcaCAAATATATTTCATCCATAAGCAGCAAATTTCAAGAACGTGAACGGTGtaattgggaagaggaggaggaagaggaagaggaggaggaggaggaggaggaggagaaggaggatgtacAGTATattaggaaaaggaaataaagggaagaatcgTGATTAAAAAAGAATGTGGAGTCAACAGAAGTgaaagaaggtagaggagaggaaaaaaaaaggaagagagggaagagaaaagaagaaggaggaggaggagaaggaagacaaacgaAAGCAAGGGAATAAATGTGATAATAAAAAtggaactgaatgaaaaataagtaaaaggaggaagaagaagaaaaggaaaagaagaaggaggaggaggaggggggattacagtagaagggagaggaagaaaatggaaaaatgtaAGTCAGATAATGGAACTGAACAAAAGAAAgatgagtgaaaggaggaagagggtaaggaaaggaagaaaaaaggtaatAAGAAGGAattacagaagaaaagaaaaatagaaaagagaacaaaGTGAATGGAAAAGAACGAGACTGAATAGaaaaaagataagtaaaggaaaaagaggagaaaaaaggagaaggagaagaaggatttacagtagaaaaaaagagaaaaggtagggaagaaagagattaaaagaaaactgatcaagaaagaagaaagaaagagtaaaaagaggagggggagataagtcagagaaagaggaggaggaggaggagaaagaagaggaggaggaggaggaggaggaggcggtcgtGACTGGGGCTGATctcaggtggaaggaaggagaattaatgaggaggagaggaggaacgagGAAGTAATGAAGCAAAATCCAGGCaattgtcggtggtggtggtggtgatgatgatgatggtgatggtggtgatggtggtggtggtggaagtgggaaGCTGAATACGTTagaatgttttctctttttcggcGGCCGCACTTTCTGTATTACACCAGTTTAAGCTTTTTGATCCCTAGCCATTACGCCGgatttccctcactcactctctggttgttgttgttgctgttgttgcttcaAAGAGTGTGTCTGGGTATAGaggtagaaaggagagaggacggagggatggagggagagagggagggaaagagagaggtgtCAGAGAGCTTCCCTGTTTGTCTTCTTTCCGTCACTCACCCCAGAGCCTCTCTCTTTTCAATCCCgtctctgcctttcttttccttttttcccttgttttccttgttttcctgtaCCCTTTATCCCTTTTTCCCCGTGCACCATTTCTCTCAATTCccctttttgttctttccttgATTTCTGTCCCTTTAAACTCCTCTCATAATATTCTTTCACgctttttcttgttctgtttcgatatctccctttctttgcccacttcttttttttcccatgtatCTTTCTTACAgttccgttttttcttcctttgttttctatcCTATTCTCTTACATTTTCTCTTACATTACATTTTTTAATTGTTTTGTTccgttctttccctttctttacgtcttgttctttctttcagttcgttatttccctttcttcgtctATCCCTTTGTTGTCGTGCATCCTTTCTTCCAGttcttttgttttcctgtctCTGTTTTCTGTCCCTTCTTATTCCTATCCTATCCTCTTACGCCTTTGTTTTGCCTTGTTTCGCTATCTGCCTTTCTCTATGTCTTGTTCTTTTACCGTTTTTGCCTTCTGTGATCCCAACGTTATCCAACCCCAAAGTTCGTCTGTTTATATTCGGCTTTACTGTGTTAGTTTTTGTATTTCTGTTCCTTTTTGACTTTATTATCTTGTCttgctcttgttttctttgttcctaGCTTCGAAAAAATATAGTCATCTCTTCAAatatttgttaatattttttttatgtgccctACAGAATTATTCTAACTTTCTCCATCTCATCCCATTCTCTATTCTTTTGCTGCATTGTCTTCTGCCAGTCTGCATTCCCCAGCTACCccttgctgtgctgtgttgtgttctgCCCCCTTATATTCCCCCTTCTGCCCCTTGTTGCTGTGCTGTCCCCCGCCTCGCCGTGTCTCAGCGTGCCGGTGTGTGCTCACCTTGCagcgggagggaggagaggagcgaAGAGTAGCGCGCCGCCcacaggtagtggtggtggtggtgctgcggcGCCACGAGGGGCACGCCGCCGTACTGGCCGCGACCGCCGGGGAGAGGCAGCAGCCGCCGTACGTCCAACACCTTCTCGGGCCTCAGGAAGCCCCGCGAACCGCTGTACGCCGGTGGGGGGAAGCCGGGCAGGAGGGCGGGTAGGTGGGAGGACGTGGGCGGCGAAGGAGTCCTCCGGCGGGGCACGGACGGGGAGATCGGCGGTGACTGCAGCGGCGGCGTGGAGGGTGACGGCGTAGGCGTGGGCGACGCGCGTGACCGCCAGGACAAATCACAGCCGCCACTGCCGCCGATGTCGCCGCCGCCTGCGTCGTCGGAAAGGCTGTGGCAGGCAGAGGAGCGTCGCGGCCCCTCGTGAAAGTCAGGATCCTGGCCAGTGCCTACGCGGGGAACCTGAGGCACCCACCTTGTGCTGCTTTCAAGGCCCTGGGGCGCCGCGGcagcactcacacacacgcagctTCCCTGCGCCtctttgccacacacacacagcccagcaCGCCTCTTCGCCCCGCCGCGGCCCCCGGGGCTGGCGGGGTCATCGTCAGCGGCGGTGAATTGCAGCAGCGGCGTTGTGCGCCTCGCGTTGGGGGTCTCCACAGGGCTGGACGCGGCGATGTCGGACGAAAAAAGACTCTGTTCCGTCGACGCGGCGGGGGAGTCCGAGCACTGCGTCGCCCGGGAGCAGCCCAGTGGCCGCGTCGTGAGGTCCAAACCCAAATCGTCCCCGCCGCCGCGGGTCTCCGCCTCGCCGCGCCGATCTTGCCCCCACAGCAAGTCCCGGATCAGGAAGGAGCGAGAGCGAGACATCTTTGGTCCTCCACAGGATACCGGACTCAGTCGGGAGTGGGCTACACTTCGGCGATCCCGGAGGGTTGGCGGCACCCCGCACTCGGCGCCGCGTCGGCTTCCacgcaggagtttcttctctctCAACGTGCAGTCGCAAAGTTTAGGCGCCTCGCATCGCGGCGCCCTGCCACCCCGCGGGACGCTGGCGCCTCGGGGCCACTTCTTTTTATTATCCTAATGTGAGTGCACGGCGCGACCTCAAACCCTCAAGCCGGAAGCCTCGAGGCACGCGGCGCTAAACCATCACGGCGGCGACGCCTGCACCGCGATGCCAAGAAAAAATGGCGTAATTATATACAAGCATAAAAATTCCTAATTTCGTTAGGACACGGCCGTCACGATGTTCTTTTCGGTGCCAGACGCGGCCTGACGCAGACCTGACCCTCTTGGCGCCCCGAAGGTTCCCGCGAATCACTGATGTGGAAAAAATCCGCCTCAGGGCACGGTAACGACACAGTAAATATAGCGGTGCCAGATGCTGCCCCCGACACCAGCCGGGGGGCGGGCAcggcgggtaggcggtggcccgCTGCCTGGCACTCCGGTGCCCGCCCAGGCCCCTCCCACAATATCCGCCCTGGGGCACACGAACACCCAGGCACACACCATTGTGCTTGCAGTCCCCTCCGTGTGAACCAGTCATCGTAATCAGCACCTGAAGACAAACCCTGTCAATACAGGTATCGGTAAATATTCGCCTTGATCGTGCAAAAAGACAAACCTCTCGTGCCTCCATTGCCGCCAAGTTAATGGGCCGGGGCAGGCGCTGAGTGGCGGGCCGGGCACGTGGCCCCGCCCCGCGCCCCGGTGGGCGGGGCTCGGCGGTGCCCCGATCACTGGGGGTATTTAGGCCATAATTATATTTTAAGTACTTGGCCAGAGCTGAGGCCGGCTGGGCAGACTTTAAGCGCCACGGTGCCAGATGGAAATTAAAATAGACCAGACGCCGCCGCTGCCATCTTGAAGGTCTTAACACTTTTTGTTAGTCTTCTGCTTCTAATGTGTGCGAAGTATATCGTTATTGTGCagaaggatgatgaggatgataatgataatagtaataatgatgatgataataataataataataataataataataataataataataataataataataataataataataataataataataataataataataataataataatgataataataataataataataataataataataataataataataataataataataataataataataataataataataataataataataataataataataataataataataataataataataataataataataataataataataataataataataataataataataaaataataataataataataataataataataataataataataataataataataataataataataataataataataataataataatataataataataataataataataataataataataataataataataataataataataataataatgatgataataataataataataataataataataataataataataataataataataataataataataataataatgatgatgatgatgatgatgatgatgatgatgatgatgatgatgatgatgatgatgatgatgatgatgatgatgatgatgatgatgatgatgatgatgatgatgatgatgatgatgataataataataataataataataataataataataataataataataataataataataataataataacaatgtagTTCTTTGGATGTCTTTTATCTTCTGTTATTACTAGCTCGTCATCAACGTCGTCGTCATTTTTTGCTGTTACTGTAATTGTTTCTCGTCTCGTGTTTGCTTTTAGTGGTATGCGAAAAAAGTATCGTATCGCTTTAGCCTCCCCGGGAACGTAATCTGTGCATCAGTCACCCCCCGACGCCCCGCGGCTGGCAACACTGGCCGCCGCAACACAAACACTCCGGGACACAGATACAGCGGGATCAACAAggcgggggagagaaaaagatgacgagataagaggaaaaacacatgactgaaacaaacaaacatacacacataaaccctcccgaacacacacacacacacacacacacacacacacacacacacacacacacacacacagaggaataaAGAAGTAAAGCAGAACACTAGAGTCAGGAAAACATGGAACAATGCAACACACGGCCGCCGCAACGCACAACACTGCATTCATAAACCTCTGCAGCACACACGGAAACGCTCACTGCATCCTCTAACAAGACAACCGTTAGCTAGAAACACAAAGAGGGATTTTAGGCActtattcttcaacatttcggggcttacagaCTCCcatttataaggctttcgtagaggttgtgggtacttccatgcATATTGTTTTGTATGGCTAGTGGTAGTCTGAtaagtcttctgcaccatgaacgcaaaACAACGATCATGAAAGaacgactaatctccttcgtggccttgggaaacagttgtgtgagccgaaagcgtctgagaattcgggCTTAAATAtctccattttatttttcatcttttatttctgcaatattcgcgtcTTAACCATCCTTCTGTGCAGCATTTCCTTCTTACTATTACAAACTCCTTCAAGACACAACCTCCAgacgacagacaaacagagacagacagacccttGACAATAGATAGAGAGTCAGACACATGCGAGAAAACCCCGacttattcttaaacatttaggctctctgggaggaggaggaggaggaggagaaataggaactGGAATAGGCATGGAAAACTGGCCCAGGCAATTTTCCTACTAATTTAATTTCCACTAAAAACtaactacatcctcctcctcttcctcttcctcttcctcctctttctcttccttttcccgaCCCTATTCGTccccctcttcctgtcccttatCACTCTTTAATCTGCTCCATTTAATATTTAACAAGTCTTTCGTGGGGGTTTGGATTATGCACCGGGGGAGTTTTATAACCCTTCTAGTAGTTTGGCTATTCTCCTGTGCCATAAGCCTAAAAAAGCATTCATTTGAACCCGTCAattctccttttcagcctttggagTTAGTTgtaagaggtggaagcgtctgagaaaggCTGTCGTAGGTTTTATGGGGGCATTtttggggtagttttataaccgtTCTGGTATACATATAGTCTGACCATTCATCTATtaccatgaccctaaaaacactcattaaaaacCGGTTGCTCTTCTCAGCCTTGGAATTAGTCGATAAGAAAGGCGAAGCATATTCATAAACACTCCGGCACCCAAGtaaacatatttgacaatgctttcgtagatGTTTTGTGCATTTCCCGAGGTAGTTATATAACCTTTCTgatagtctgactcttcttctgcaccatgaacctaaagaaacacccattgtATATAGAACCCGGTTGATCTCCATTTAGGCGCTTGTAATTACTTGATACGAGAAGCGAAAGCGATAACGCCGACCACAGATACCCCTTGAGCGGCGCGCATGTGGCAGGCTGGGCGTTTGTTTACATCGGGGCGGCGAGTGACAGGATGGCGAGAGGCAAGTTAGCGGAGCGTGCTGTGGCGGGCCCCTGTGTGTCGCTCCTTGGACCCGGATCTGTTGAACTAAGTGGCCAACCAgcgcggaggaggacgaggaggaggaggaggagggagacgggcatttgcaagagaaggaggaagaggaggaggaagattagcaagaggagaacgaagaggaggaagaggggtattagcaagaggaggagaaggaggaggagtgttagctagagaaggaggaggaggaggaggaggaggagaatggcgttaagagaggatgatgacgaggacgaggtcGGGTTGAGTAATTAAGAgacggaaaaaggaaggagagatgggagggacaaagagaagtgaaggaaaacacgaaaatggaggaaggaaacatAAAAGAGAGCaaagtaatatgaaaaaaaaaaaacaagagggaagGTGAAAATTACAAAgtgaaaacgagggaaaagacaaaaagagagaaaaggaaaccaaGAGAAAAGGAGACACGAAAATGGACAGAGTAATACGATGATAGCAAGAGTAAAGAcgagaaatacaaaataaaaaaagagggaaaagacgaacagaaaataaaggacaCTAAAAGAAGAGGACAGAGAAAGACACGAAAATGgagtataaagaaaataatgaagagcaagaggaaagatgagaagcaCAAAATAGAAACGGGGAAAAAGACGAACGGGAAGTAAAGCACaccaaaagaagagaagagagtaatACACGAAAATTGAGAACGAAACTAAAAAGAACAGAATAAAACGATCGAaggcaaaaagaaagataagtacaaaatagaaacaaggaaaaagacgaaCAGGAAGTAAAggacaccaaaaaaaaagaagaaagtaagacaCGAAAATTAAGAacgaaactaaaaagaaaagagtaaaatgaTGAATAgcaagaaggaaggtgagaaatacgaaatgaaaacgaaggaaaagacgaagagggagaaaACCAAAACAATAAGACGAAGAGTAAAAGTAAAACGGAAGAGACAGAATAAAATGGTGAATagtaagaaggaagatgaaaacaacgaaatggaagcaaaggaaaacactaaaagggagaaaaggaaaccagaacaagaagaaaaaaagtaaacgatGAATAGcaaggaagttaaaaaaaaattaaaaagaggacgaagaggaagaaaaggaaaccaataaaggaaaggaaatgccgAGAAAAAACAAAGTATAAAAGAAAGCGAATAGGAGGACaaagagtgagaaaagaaagccaaacgaagaggagaatgagCAAAGAGAGAATAGCAAGGAAaccacaaagaaaaacaagagtacAAAAGAAAACgcacgagaggaagaagagtataggaaaagcgaaggagacaaaaggagacGTAGCAGAGTGTTTGTGTGAAATGTTCTTAATCTCAGTGTCTCCTTGTGGGTCTTACTGTCtgtcctgtctttttttctttttcttttttttttgacgGTTTGTCGTTGTTGTTCTATAGGCCTGCCAGCGTGCgtccctcctgtttttttttttttttaatgttttcgtttgtttagggaaaagaggagggtatTTATGTTCCaccactagtagtagtagtagtagtagtagtag
The window above is part of the Eriocheir sinensis breed Jianghai 21 chromosome 44, ASM2467909v1, whole genome shotgun sequence genome. Proteins encoded here:
- the LOC126980634 gene encoding transcription factor LBX1-like translates to MSRSRSFLIRDLLWGQDRRGEAETRGGGDDLGLDLTTRPLGCSRATQCSDSPAASTEQSLFSSDIAASSPVETPNARRTTPLLQFTAADDDPASPGGRGGAKRRAGLCVCGKEAQGSCVCVSAAAAPQGLESSTRWVPQVPRVGTGQDPDFHEGPRRSSACHSLSDDAGGGDIGGSGGCDLSWRSRASPTPTPSPSTPPLQSPPISPSVPRRRTPSPPTSSHLPALLPGFPPPAYSGSRGFLRPEKVLDVRRLLPLPGGRGQYGGVPLVAPQHHHHHYLWAARYSSLLSSLPLQDYEVTSPSTSRSSSPPVPVPVPVYVRTRPTALPDTSTKKCRRSRTVFTELQLVGLERRFEAQKYLSTPDRVDLARSLGLTQLQVKTWYQNRRMKWKKQVMQEGSKEPPTKPKGRPKKNSVPSFAELQRQKEREEEEEQEEARRRRSATQTQEEEEDEGGSERGGGGGRISTSSLHVDEEEEEEEEEEEEEEEDLDVGVERGVSGMEVPAQTRE